The Acidobacteriota bacterium genome includes a window with the following:
- a CDS encoding VOC family protein, which yields MTPARSRRLGFWGLPLCAFVAVSVAVPLAAQETGAPVEPARFHHIRLNVTDAERSIDFYRTTFGAIPIKFRGVADALFTGHSFILLNEVEEPPDGSQRSGIWHFGWGGVDLPSQYRWLVSRGVDIHTPIYRLGRGHVIYVNGPDREMIEVNTMGHHRFAHVHLFAADVNETAAWYERHFGLPARRTAEGNPRPVGPDAEFATWEEFHREHRAWFNAFRTDNVTFIIYNLPDYEPLAPWWPEDASPLLETEPQQGRVIDHFAFSYRDIEPVFERLQAAGVEIVEPITYRPEFDMRSFFVMGPDKVAVEVVEAKPIPEGVWD from the coding sequence TTGACGCCGGCCAGAAGCCGGCGTCTGGGCTTCTGGGGGCTACCCCTTTGTGCGTTCGTGGCGGTGTCCGTGGCCGTGCCGCTCGCGGCCCAGGAAACGGGCGCTCCGGTCGAACCGGCCCGCTTCCACCACATCCGTCTGAACGTGACCGATGCCGAGCGTTCGATCGACTTCTACCGGACCACGTTCGGCGCGATTCCGATCAAGTTTCGAGGGGTTGCGGACGCACTGTTCACGGGGCACTCCTTCATCCTCCTCAACGAGGTCGAGGAGCCGCCGGACGGCAGCCAGCGGAGCGGCATCTGGCACTTCGGCTGGGGCGGGGTCGACCTGCCCAGCCAGTACCGCTGGCTGGTGTCCCGTGGAGTCGACATCCACACGCCGATCTACCGTCTGGGCCGGGGTCACGTGATCTACGTCAACGGACCGGACCGCGAGATGATCGAGGTGAACACGATGGGCCACCACCGCTTCGCCCACGTCCATCTGTTCGCGGCGGACGTGAACGAGACCGCGGCCTGGTACGAACGGCACTTCGGACTGCCGGCGCGGCGCACGGCCGAGGGCAATCCCCGGCCGGTCGGTCCGGATGCGGAGTTCGCGACCTGGGAGGAGTTCCACCGGGAACACCGGGCCTGGTTCAACGCGTTTCGCACCGACAACGTGACCTTCATCATCTACAACCTGCCGGACTACGAGCCGCTGGCGCCCTGGTGGCCGGAGGACGCGTCGCCGCTGCTCGAGACGGAGCCCCAGCAGGGCCGGGTGATCGACCACTTCGCCTTCTCCTACCGCGACATCGAACCCGTGTTCGAGCGATTGCAGGCGGCCGGCGTCGAGATCGTCGAGCCGATCACGTACCGGCCGGAGTTCGACATGCGGAGTTTCTTCGTCATGGGGCCGGACAAGGTGGCGGTGGAGGTGGTCGAGGCAAAACCGATCCCGGAGGGCGTGTGGGACTGA
- a CDS encoding efflux RND transporter periplasmic adaptor subunit: MNTTNRKAGRATLAACALFLLCLAGVGCRGDGEDGAAGRTEASGAASTFRSETAPTTRVRRGQVDALVTASGSVVAPRLTELGPEVSGRLSAVYFDVGDQVARGDIVLQLDRGPFETNLKRARAGLALAQAEAAQARQELERVQRLAEQEVAPPQQLDQQLTHLAVARARVEQELAAVESAEQDLVRTAVVSPYHAHVVERELHEGAIVGPGSVVVTIQEQTGFAAELDVPAAAAAPVQVGDPALLIVEGAAAPFESRIASVNARIDPESRTYRVRAPVPGEVPGAKAGAFVRAEIRPRTPGGAVIVERTAVLNRDGRAYVFSAQAGRARRIEVTVGATGPRWVEIRSGAEPGDAVITGPLIERLADGAPIFAAESPPGGDGGNSPLASLPNVP; this comes from the coding sequence ATGAACACCACGAACAGAAAGGCCGGAAGAGCGACGCTCGCAGCCTGCGCGCTGTTCCTTCTGTGCCTGGCGGGTGTCGGCTGCCGCGGCGACGGCGAGGACGGAGCAGCCGGCCGGACGGAAGCGTCCGGCGCCGCTTCGACCTTCCGCAGCGAAACCGCACCGACGACTCGCGTGCGCCGCGGCCAGGTCGACGCCCTGGTTACGGCCTCCGGCTCCGTCGTCGCGCCTCGGCTGACCGAGCTCGGGCCCGAGGTCTCCGGACGGCTCTCCGCCGTCTACTTCGATGTCGGCGACCAGGTGGCCAGGGGCGACATCGTGCTGCAGCTAGATCGAGGACCGTTCGAGACCAACCTGAAGCGCGCGCGCGCCGGTCTGGCCCTGGCTCAGGCCGAGGCCGCCCAGGCCCGCCAGGAGCTGGAGCGGGTCCAGCGCCTCGCCGAGCAGGAGGTCGCCCCACCCCAGCAACTCGACCAGCAACTGACTCACCTGGCGGTGGCACGGGCTCGCGTCGAGCAGGAACTCGCCGCGGTCGAGAGCGCCGAGCAGGATCTCGTGCGAACCGCGGTGGTCAGTCCCTACCACGCCCACGTGGTCGAACGGGAGCTCCACGAAGGGGCGATCGTCGGCCCGGGTTCGGTCGTCGTCACGATCCAGGAGCAGACGGGCTTCGCCGCCGAGCTCGACGTGCCCGCCGCGGCGGCGGCGCCGGTCCAGGTCGGCGACCCGGCCCTGTTGATCGTCGAGGGCGCGGCCGCGCCTTTCGAGTCGCGGATTGCCTCGGTGAACGCGAGGATCGACCCCGAAAGCCGCACCTACCGGGTGCGGGCGCCGGTTCCGGGCGAAGTACCCGGCGCCAAGGCGGGGGCCTTCGTCCGCGCCGAGATCAGGCCGCGGACTCCCGGCGGCGCCGTGATCGTCGAACGTACAGCGGTGCTGAACCGCGATGGCCGGGCCTACGTGTTCAGCGCCCAGGCCGGACGCGCACGCCGGATCGAAGTGACGGTCGGGGCGACCGGCCCCCGCTGGGTCGAGATCAGGAGCGGCGCCGAGCCCGGCGACGCTGTGATCACGGGCCCGCTGATCGAGCGACTGGCCGATGGTGCGCCGATCTTCGCCGCCGAATCGCCGCCCGGGGGCGATGGCGGGAACTCGCCCCTCGCCTCGCTCCCAAACGTCCCTTGA
- a CDS encoding VOC family protein yields the protein MRLDSQRVTTPGFVVSLAVPGIVAGGKILAPARHVEAAGELTGTDGTVVDHIGWHTTEYDPWLERLRANGVSFVEEPRVLDAGHRIAFIEGPDGAKIELAELLGGATP from the coding sequence ATGCGCCTCGATTCTCAGAGAGTCACAACTCCCGGTTTCGTCGTCTCGCTGGCGGTCCCGGGCATCGTCGCCGGCGGAAAGATCCTGGCGCCGGCTCGCCACGTCGAGGCGGCCGGCGAACTGACCGGCACCGACGGCACGGTGGTCGATCACATCGGCTGGCACACCACGGAGTACGACCCGTGGCTCGAGAGGTTGCGCGCCAACGGCGTGAGTTTCGTCGAAGAGCCGCGGGTGCTGGATGCAGGGCACCGGATCGCCTTCATCGAGGGGCCGGACGGGGCGAAGATCGAACTGGCCGAGCTGCTCGGGGGAGCAACTCCTTGA
- a CDS encoding c-type cytochrome, with product MDRSIAALLVLGTLGLTSVAVAADSGEAVTFHEDVLAIFQENCQTCHRPGGDNVAGMVAPMSLMTYEEVRPWARSIARLVQSREMPPWDATDHTAGVFLNERTLNQEEIDTVVAWAKRGAPKGDPSKGPAPREWEDTGGFLIGKPDLIVYMEEPYYVGDDVEDEQPNFFITLTEEMLPEPRWLQAIEYQPDAEFVHHITGRALIPNEDGEVDVLSENTFSLGSIAAGEDPTIYPPGFGNLLRAGMVVRLNVHYHKEPGPGSGGYDRSAVAFRFHPVGAEVKHKVTWNTIGAGAFEIPPGHGNWRVGSSRIFEKDTVLLSLHPHMHFRGQSMKYTAYYPDGGTEVLLDVPEYDYSWQTNYIYREPKVLPAGTRVEIEAVYDNSETKLDEYPFLNIGRAVDWGAQSIDEMMAPFLAWTYVEPEDAAAILAGGSAGSTGGGE from the coding sequence ATGGACCGCTCGATCGCTGCACTTCTCGTTCTTGGCACGCTCGGACTGACTTCCGTGGCGGTCGCCGCCGACAGTGGAGAAGCGGTCACTTTCCACGAGGACGTGCTGGCCATCTTCCAGGAGAACTGCCAGACCTGCCATCGCCCGGGCGGCGACAACGTGGCCGGCATGGTGGCGCCGATGTCGCTGATGACCTACGAAGAGGTCCGGCCGTGGGCCCGTTCCATTGCCCGCCTGGTGCAGAGCCGCGAGATGCCTCCCTGGGACGCGACGGATCACACGGCCGGCGTGTTCCTGAACGAGCGGACCCTCAACCAGGAGGAGATCGACACGGTCGTGGCCTGGGCGAAGCGCGGCGCACCCAAGGGCGATCCGTCGAAGGGGCCGGCGCCCCGTGAGTGGGAGGACACGGGCGGCTTCCTGATCGGCAAGCCGGACCTCATCGTCTACATGGAGGAGCCCTACTATGTGGGCGACGACGTGGAGGACGAGCAGCCGAACTTTTTCATCACGCTGACCGAGGAGATGCTTCCCGAACCCCGCTGGCTGCAGGCGATCGAGTACCAGCCTGACGCCGAATTCGTCCATCACATCACGGGCCGGGCGCTGATCCCGAATGAGGACGGCGAGGTCGACGTGCTCTCCGAGAACACCTTCTCGCTCGGTTCGATCGCGGCCGGCGAGGACCCGACGATCTACCCGCCGGGCTTCGGCAACCTGCTGCGGGCCGGCATGGTCGTGCGCCTCAACGTCCACTACCACAAGGAACCCGGTCCGGGCTCCGGAGGCTACGACCGTTCGGCGGTCGCCTTCAGGTTCCACCCGGTCGGCGCCGAGGTCAAGCACAAGGTGACCTGGAACACGATCGGCGCCGGCGCCTTCGAGATCCCGCCGGGCCACGGAAACTGGCGCGTCGGATCGTCCCGGATCTTCGAGAAGGACACCGTGCTGCTGTCGCTCCATCCGCACATGCACTTCCGCGGCCAGAGCATGAAGTACACCGCGTACTACCCCGATGGCGGCACCGAGGTACTGCTCGACGTGCCGGAGTATGACTACAGCTGGCAGACGAACTACATCTACCGGGAGCCCAAGGTGCTTCCGGCAGGTACGCGGGTCGAGATCGAAGCCGTCTACGACAACTCGGAGACCAAGCTCGACGAGTACCCCTTCCTGAACATCGGCCGGGCGGTCGACTGGGGCGCCCAGAGCATCGACGAGATGATGGCACCGTTCCTGGCCTGGACCTACGTCGAGCCGGAAGACGCGGCGGCGATCCTGGCCGGCGGCTCCGCCGGTTCCACCGGCGGCGGCGAGTAG